A segment of the Panicum hallii strain FIL2 chromosome 1, PHallii_v3.1, whole genome shotgun sequence genome:
TCAGGCCCCCAAAATAGATAAGGTCAAGTATTTAGTCAATACTTATACAAGACAACAACAAGATTGCATCTTGCATCGACAAGGAATGGTTGGATAAATAAGAGCCAGGACAATCACTCAATAACTCACATGAAGAGTAATGACAGCGTTAGGATTTTTTTCGACAGCATATACTTTTAATTTGCGACCAGTTTCTTCAGCAGCCTGCATCGATCGCCAAAGTTTATGTAGCTCCAAGCTCCATTGAAATCAGATGAAATGAAAAATTATTTGTGTTACAGTTGTACTATGCTTTTCCAAAAGAGTGTTGTAGTTGTATCATAAGCGCAAGCTAACTCACCAAGgtcctttttttttctgttaAGCTCATAAGCTCCAAGAGAAGTGACACTAACCTGCAATGATGCTCGTACTAGAGGTCCTCGGCCTGCTCCAACAACCATCAGCACCTTCGTTTGTTGAATAGCGAGGAATTATATGATTAGACTTAGGAGATAGTAGAAATATGAAATGAAGCTCAATCAGACAGGGAGTAGATTTGTTAACAGGATGCAAGAAATGAGAAGCCAGAAAAGGTGTCATTCAACTGGCCAGGGTCTAGAACCATATAGAGAAACAATATCTGAATTTATGCCACctcaacagaaaaaaaaaaagccTCTAATCATAGTTCAAAGAGATACACGTACACCATTACTTCATCTCTTAAATTTTGTGCCATTGAAAGTCTGGAAGCATCGAATCTAGAAGAGGAAACTATCAAAGCTCAATGCTCAATCTTACCGTCCTAGTTGTGGAGACCGCATCATCTGGAACCCTATCAACCAAAGCCTTAGCAACAGCTCTTTGATACTGTGTACATGACGTAAAGAAAGAATTATTGGTGTTAATAAAAGCAGAAATGCAGGAACTCCCAGGAAATAAAAAGATAACATTCTCATATGATGTTCGTTTTCTTTTGCCAAACTAGGTTCATCAGTTCGTGCAAGCAAATTAATATTTGAAGGGGGCAAGTACTGTCACAAAGAGCCATATAACGGGTCACTAAATAAAAAGGGAGAAAAGGTGAATACATAGAAGTAGCAAGTTTAATTCAAAATTTCAATCTTGTATTAACATTTTTACAATAAACGTGAAAAAGAAAGTAGCTCCTTCAGAACATAATGGTGTATTCGCAGCATGTAGCAGAAACCTGAGTGTACTTCACAACATCCTTCTCAAATGTCTCGTAAGTCTGAGCTTCCAAATTATCCATTAGAGGCTGCACCAAAAAGAAGTCATGATCCATGAGAAAAACAGAGTGCAGACTCTGCAGAGTAACGGGGGTAAAAGGATTTATATTTTGGCTTGGAAATTTTTCCTAAGATGTCAGGTTGGCAGCAGAATAACCTGAATTTGCGAATTATGAAAAGTTCCTTCCAAATTCCATAAAGATTTTTTGAACCAATTTGAATATTTAAGCATAAAAGTAGGATAAAGAGAGCATTATCTGCCATGACATATGAATGCTTTTAGCCTATTTGCAAGGCTGGACCAGCGAGGGTGAGATCTTCAGTTTTCTCTCCCTTGAAGACCAGCCGTCCATCAAAagtaaattttgaaaaaaaCTGGCTGAGCATGGGATTTGACTATGGACATCCTCTACATGCAAGGAGATGCCAGAATGGGGATTTGGTTTGCTTTATTATGGGGGCATTTATAATTTTTACACTTCTAAATTAGATCTTAAATCTCATTTTCGGACCAAAAACACCTTGTTGCAATAAGAATAGCTGAATTTTGCAAAATTTCAGTGAATTTCAACAACATTAAAATCCCTGCTAATGGTATTTGGAAGTAGTAGTAATAACCCAACCCATGAGCAAAGAAATAGTTAGTTTAGGTAATATGAAATCAAGAGCAAATAAACAAGGAATTACCTGGAGAGGAGACTGCAAAAAATCCCTGTAATTGATCTGAATCAAGTCAAATAACACAAGGTTAATGGAATATCCCAGTCAGACAGTTAAATAATGGGCCATGCAAGTCTTGGCAGAACGGATACCTCAAAGCGTTCCTGCTCAGGAAGTGGATCCATCCTCCGATATAGGTATGCAGTGTACTCCAGGTATGGACTTAATGCATGTCGAACAGAGGCATCTAAAGCAACAGTTTAGTTCAATGGTAAGGCAACAATTTAGGCAACATCTTAGTCATATGCTAAAAAATGAAAGCACATTTACATTGAACCTTAGAAATCAGGTGATTAACTCATACATAGGACAGTAGAATCATAGAGATGCTCACATTGATATCATAATAATAAAGGATGAGAGAGCTTAGACTTCAACATTTGAAGTTAAGAACTCTGGtgtgtttttctttttccccccaGAGTTGACTTTAGTATAGTACTAAAACTACTTAAAAGTGTAGTGTGGCCAGTGACATCTTAGTATAAATGATTACTTTGTCTATCAATAATCATGTGTGGTTAAAGCGCACAACAGACGAATACGTTTTGAAGTATGCGTGACTAACCTTCAGTGTGGTTCTCATCACCTAAGAGCACTCCTCCAGATACTGGGGGAACATTGTGATTTGATCTCCCAGAAAGTATTACCTAAATAAAACAAAAGGAACTCAAGAACGATGTCAGCTACAGAAACCTCAAAAGTCCAAGGCAGCATATGTAAGAAAAAAAGACAAGATGAAAAACAGGAGCATATACATAGGACCGTTAACTCGAAAGATATAAAAAATAGAAAGATTGACTCAGTTTAAGCGTAAATGCATAAAAATTAACAAACCTGAACAGAATGGTTAAAAAATCCAGTTAGCAGCTTCTGATGCCGCTTTGACAAACAAGGATATCCTCTTCCATTTGTTAGAAAAGCCTGTGATGCAAAATCAAATGGCGATCAGAATATGCATTTTCATTTCAACAGCGTACTAACATGAATTTGTTAAATCAATAAATTGTATGATTACATTGGTTTGTAGAATAGCAGCCCTTACAGGCTCCCCAAACCACCGGCCTAATGAGTTTATTGATGGAAGTGTGCTCCTGTTAAAAGAATAATGAATTTTTGTAATGAATACCAAAGCTATGGCATGATAGAATAAATAAATTATTCCTTACGAAACTATTGGCACAGGAAAGTATGACACTTACGAAATATCAAGTGCCACACATAGTTGGCTACTATGATCACATAGTAATCTGAATGAATTCCACAATTCCCATGAGTCTACCATTTCATTCTGCAACTAAAGAAAACAAATAAACATGTGTCATGTCAATTTTCATATCATTTACACAGTGTTCCAGGCAACTCTCAATGATAAAAAAAAAATTTACCGCGTTGTTGTTATGCTTTACTTTATCAAGGTCATCATCCATTGGCTCCGACTTCTCCAAAGGTAACCTAAGCCACAACTTGAGAaagaagaagcagaagaaactATATTATTCAGATATAAACATATATAGAACATAGATAAAACTACCGGAATGAGTTGGAGATGGAGAGCAATACATGCATATTAGTCAGGCCTTGGAGAATTTGATTCACAACTCTAGCATAATTGCCACAAGAAGATCTCCTGGGGGCAGGAAGAACGCATGCCTGCAAGGAATTGTGCCGAAATTCAAATTTTCTTCCAAAGGAAAATGCTGCATGAGACAGTCAAGCTTACAATGTGATTGACAACCATCAAAAGTCTAAGATTCTGCACTGGAAGTATTGGAATGGAATTATCCTTATTTCTAGTGCTTGCAAAGATGATTACAAACTGGGTAGATTCATCGTTGTAAAAAAAAAAATCGGAGAAGACATATAATGATATATGGCAATCAGGGTTTCAAATCCCAGGGGCGATCCGCAGGTTACCACCTGGAGCTGGGAGCAAATGATGGCAGTGAGAATATCCCACTTTATAGGTGTTTTGGAATATACTCCCTCCTTCCACTTTTGATCAGTGGCTAAGTTCTGGGCAGCGAGACCAAGGCGAGCCAAATATACCCCGAAATGCATTAACTCCACGCCGCATTGTCGCTTTGGTCTAACACCCACACACCACCATGGAATGCTTCTGGCCAATGATGATAGAGACCAAGGGGGCGTTACTACGGGACGATGTGAGCACTACAGTTGCGACACAATTAAGTCTGCATGTGCTACAAAGAGTCACACGTGTCCACCCCAAGATAAAATCAGCTCCCATCGCTATTACGACAACAAAATTGGATTTTTCTTCCATTTGCTTATGCGCTCATCATTGTTGAATGAAGGGAGTACTTGCCAATTGAATGCTCTTGGAACTTGAAAGTTGTTAAAAGCATGAAAGATGTATGAAATGTGACCGGACCAGCAGCCAGTTACTGGTTCCCGGCAAAGTTtggagattttttttttctttacaatGGGTTTGACTTTTGAAATCCTGAAGCCAATGTATTACCCGATTAATTCTTCAACTTCATAATGATCAATGGCTGGTGTCAGACTAAGGGGTGAATGAATTATGAACAGTGCAATGAGAAACTGGACCTGCAGCGAGAGGTGAGATGCCCACGCGATCTCCTGCTTCAGCGTGAGCTCGGAGTCCAACTGGAGCTGCTCGTCCTCCGCATCCAAATCGATCCATTCGCTGATTTTCCCGACGACGTGGTTGCTCCACTGGGCCGGGCCGAGGACGAGGTCCGACGCCGACACGGGCAGCACGGCGCCGGGCGTGGGCCGGTAGTTGGGGTCGACCTGCAGCGGGAGCAGAGCACGTCAGACTGagcggagggggggggggggggggggaggagaaGGCGGCGGGCTCCAGCGGCAGCAGCGCGGTACCCACCAGCGGGGCGAGGATGAAGTCGAAGGAGGAGGCGAGAGAGTGATTGAGGACGGCGGGGAGGCCCTCGCCGGCGGGGAAGTCGAGCACCTCCACCCCGCAGTAGCGGGAATCGCTCTTGTCCCCAGCGCGCTGCCCCAGAGGCATCTCTGCCAAACCTGAGTATGGGCGCTTCTCCGCGTCCGATACTGGTGCGCcgctcgctgccgccgccggggaaggaggggagaggCCCtggtgcggctagggtttaggggtttgaGCGGCGGGCAGAAAGCAGGGGGACGGCGCCTTGGCGGCTGCTTCTGATTTCACtcttgtttttcttattttttccCCCCTGTTGCAGTTGATTTGTGTTTCCTTTTCGCTTACGGGCATGTGGGACCCGCCGTAAGTATAAGATTAGACTTGGCTTACACTTATCGTTTCTCAAACGAAATTACATGCTCAAAATACCTTGTTTAACTGTATTTTATTCTGCTATATTATAGAACGGATGTACTTTTGCCCTTTATGTACTATATCTTGCTATATTGTATACTCTATTTTAAAACGGAGGGAGCAAGATGTTTTATGTTAGAAAGATTGTTATAGCCTATTATTACTACTAAAGTAAGCTACACTAATAATGAAACGCGGTGTTATATTAGTAGTCTTTTCATCGTTTTGTTTTCCACATAGCAACTAGGAATTTTTTTTCTCAACGTTGCTATTGTGCTAACATTTGATAACTTTTAATCATATTCATCTCGTCATGGTAGGTACTTTGGTTATTCCTCTACAATTTTACAAGACGTATTTGTTTTGTTGGGACAAAACTTTGAACGATAATTATTGTATCCGTGTGTTATTTCTATAACATAAAAGTACATAATTATAATATAGTAATTATTAATATAAATGTTTCTCCTAACTAAACGAAATAAATTTAAAGATGTTGTATGAAATTATAATTAGCTTATGCCTTGTAATAAAGCCGACTGGTTTCTCTCTTGTGCATCTATAAGTTGTATAAGTAGACAAACTGAACCTCTGTCCTTTTTATGTCCACTCATTAAAAGAATTAAGTTGAACTTAATAGGATTTATTTAAAGTTGATTTCAATAGGAATTTGGGATCCAAGACTCATCGAATAAAATCTAGTTCAAGCATATTGGACTCATAGAATAAAATCTAGTTCAAGCATATCGTAACAAAATTCCATATTGTGGTTCGGCTTGCTTGATGAACAAAAATTCTCTTTGGGAGGCAATTAATAGTTAGTGCTTTTTACTGCCTAGTTTTATCTTTCAATACAATACGAGATCAGCATGGGCAATCAATGAACATTCTTCTCCAAAAAAGTCCTATATTAGCAGTTTAGCACCAAGCTATATCCCCCTATCCTCTCTGGCATTTGTAGTTGAGTGTGCTAAGCCGCACTAGAGATGCCGCATCAGCTTAATTCAGAAATTATTCACAAGAATACAGGGATGAAACTAATCTTTGTTATATGTGTGGAAGTAGATTGCAAGATTTGCTTAAAATACATGAAAACTCTACTGACCCCACATCAAGCAAGAAAAAGATTTTCAATTTTAGATGGTAAGAGAAACGAAGGTTACAGGATGGCCTGCAATTTAAAGGGCACAAATGTTACGTGCTAGCATTGTCTTCATTAGGTCATGTGCAGGCGCTTGTAGAGTACCATGCACCAATAATACGCTCTTCCTTCACGCTAAGAAACCAGGTGTGGTGTCTTGTGGGCAACTCACGCTTGATGCAGGCAAATCCAAATCAAACTAACACTAGGTTGCCCCTGTGAATTACAGTATTTGCTCAAAACACACTAACACCATAATCAAGAGAAGATAAATAAATGTTGTAGATGAAGGCATGACCCATAATTGTAAGAGTGCGCTATCTAATACCCGTGCCTTGTAGAGTTGTACCAGTGACTTTTCTTTAGGCACCTTAGATGCGAAAAAAGGATGCGCAAAAAATTGTAGATGCTTATTAGTAGACTACCACACCGTCGAAACCAACAACACCATTATCGTGTCTTGTGGGCACTTACGTGTAGTTAGTATAGATGAAAACCAAATTAAAATCTAAAAGACCCAGTTGGTCGAGCTGGCCACTTATTGTCTAAACAATTATATTTTTGAGTTTAAAGGGCCCTCGTGTGCCCCAACCTACCGGTAAGTAGGAACCTAACAAATTCTTAGAACTTTCTTATAAAAAAACGAATTCTCAGACCTATTTGACAGGATTTACAATATTTCAATTTGCAGGTTTCCAATTACTAGCTCCAATCAATCATGCACCTCGGCATTGCTCCTGAACATGGTCAGCCCCTCGGTCCATGCTGCTGACGTGGTGCCAACGAGGCGCCGTACCTCACATTTTAACGGGTTACTGTCACTGTCCACGCCCTTCTGTCCTCACCAGTTTGTTCGCTTGCTAATTGGTTTGCTGACAGTTTATCGAGCGTCTGTTTATTTTAATGGTCCCAGAATCAATGTGAGCTGTAGCAAACGGACAAGTATAAAGAAAAGTATAAAAAAACTGGCAGCAAGAGCAACATGTGCGAACAAAACATTGTAGCCTTTTTAGGATGCAGTGGACGGAATACCAATGCATTTCTGGAGGCTTTTCAGAGTGGAGCAGCGGGGAATATTGCTAGCCTTTTTTCTTTTGGCACTGTATCTTCCTTTTCCTGGGCTTTTAATGTAAATCCCATCCTCTCTGCACAAGAAACAGTAGAAATATATTTATTTACTGGGTCTTGCAGAGCATCATCATCTCCATGCATGCGCTGGCTGGGGAGTGCTGTCACTCCTTGCAGCTGCAGTGTGTGGGTTTTTCTTTTTGATAACAAAGTGTGTGAGTTGAGTGCTCTATGCCATCAGCTTGTGAGGTTCCTGGAGGTGAAGGCGATATCACTATGCTAGATTAGCTCAAACGCTCCTATTCTTTTCAGCAGCTCTCTCCTTTTTGTTCAATCCTGTGCTCAAATCATATATATTCCTGCTTTCCTTTTCACCCTTGCAAATCAACCTAGAAAGGTCATCTTGTTTATCGCCTCTGCTTGTTTTGGAGCCATCTTTGGCAGTGTTCTTTATTGCTATCTACCTGCCTCTTTGCTGTCCTTCTCAGCCAATTTACTCACACCTGGGGCCTGGGGGCTTGCATGCCATCAATGCTCCCCTGAAGTGTTTATCATGTGAACATCGCATTTTGCTATCGCGGGAAATCCCCTCTCATGGTCCACGGTATTCTGTAGGTGGAGTTTGGCTGGACTTCATTTATTCCCAAAGATTTGAGCTTTTGGAGCTTTAATAGGTCACAAATTCTCGTGGCGCTGGGGGAAACTCTGGCCGCCCCCTCGGGAGGAGCTCGTGCCCCTTCCACTTCTTTCCAGCGAAGATTTCAACTTTTTTTTAGGCTTTGAGAGCTCAAGAGTTGGATTTCTGAAACCATTCCCAGAGGTTTGCTCTCGCCGATTTCCAAGATTTCTTCTTTATCTCTTCGTTTCTAAGATCTGAGCTTGAGGGTTCTTGGTGGTGCAAGGCAGAGGAATCCACCAAAACCGCCCTAAGATTTGGAGCTGGAATAATCCATCGATGGGTTCCGGGTCCGGCcatggagcggcggcggtggccgtggcGCTGGTTTCTTGGCTGTGCTTCGCGTCGGCGGGCGTCGGCGCGATAGGGGCGAACTGGGGCACGCAGACGAGCCACCCGCTGCCGCCGGACACGGTGGTGCGGATGCTCAAGGACAATGGGTTCCAGAAGGTGAAACTGTTCGACGCCGAGGAGGGCACCATGAACGCCCTCAAGAAGAGCGGGCTGGAGGTGATGGTCGGCATCCCCAACGACATGCTGCTGACGATGGCCAACAGCATGAAGTCTGCCGAGAAGTGGGTCGACACGAACGTCTCCAGCTACTTCAACGATGGCGTCAACATCCGGTATTTGCTTCTGTATCTCTGCATCTTCTGATTACGGCTACTGCTCTTCAAATCACTCTGAAATTTCAGTCCTAATGATCTAGCGTGAACTGTGAGTCTAAGGAGATAAGATGTTTTCATGCTTCCGATGTTTTGTGTTGATTGGTGGCAAATGATTTATGATTGAAGCTAATAGCTGGTTAAATGTTTGGCATGGAAAGTAGTAACTCTTCATCTCCGTACACGACAAACGCTTGGCATTTTCGTGCTAACGATCTAGGGTGGCAAATGATTTAAGCTCATAGCTGGTTAAATGTTTGACTTGGAAAGTAGTAACTCATCATCTCCGTACACGACAAACGGTTGGCATTTTTCATCGCACTTTTAGTAACTTTGTGTGCATGCTGTAGTTTGGACATGAAACGGTTGACATTTTAAGCTGCCCATCTATTACTTTGCACGCTTGCTTGGGTGCATCGGAGCATGTCGTTGTTTGTATGTGAGAAACGGTCAGTGTATTTGTTTCATTCGCAATTTGGGAGTTTTACGTTTCACATCACTAGATCAATGCTTGCGCTGTTTTGAAGAATTTACTTTGCTGATAATTTTGTTATGTTTGCAAGGTATGCTTCATTGTTAACTTGTTATATGGACATCTGAAATGTCTTAAGTTTTCACTAGCCACGGCCAGGTGTTGCTTGACTGCACCAAAAATCATGTACATCTGTACTCACTCTACAAAAAAAGCTATCCGTATCTCAACTGTAGCGATTCAATCTTAGCTAGATATTTTTTGTATTATCCCTTCTCTCTGTTTTGGGAGTATTAACATTGTTCACATATGATCCATTATTCCACGTATCAAACTTCCAAGGccttttttttaagaaaaaatatATGAAACTGCTAAATGGCATGTGCCTGGAAAAGTACCTGTAAAACATCAGAACTGATGTTAATACTGCATTGCAAAGCACTATCACATTATATACTGCATTGCAAAGCATTTTGTTATTATTATTACATCAAAACCCGACTGATTATAATCTGTGTGGTGCCCTACATTCGTCTTTCAGCAAGTTTTGAATAATAAGCATATTTTGTACATGCACCATGTCTTATTAAATTGGCCACTTGACCACTTCTCCCTGCTTTGATCCTTATTGGCACCACTGCTTGCAAGCAAAGCTCTTTAAAAGCAAAAGTACCCCATGTAAGTATCGCATGTAACAGGCACAATGGGCACTTCCTTTTTGCCTTCCAACAGTAGCTGATAGCTAGAATAATACCAATGGCATTCACAAACTCAGATTCGTGAATCGACTAACAGAATCCATAAGCTATTTAATTGATACTCTCTTTTCCAGCTTTTATGGAAAACATACAACTATCAATCTTTTCATATCTTTTGTATAAAATTTCCATGTAGACATCTTGTTCGTGTAAGCTATTTCAACATCTTTGTTGCATGAAGCAAGAGTCTACCTTGATTGTTAAGCACTCCCTTGCAATTTACGAAATGCTGTACTAGTAAGATATTTTCTGAACTAGCTGTCTGAGCTACCTGTGTGCGGTGCATGTGATGACACTTCTGCTTGCACCGCATGTTGTAAATGAAAGATAGTCTATGCAAGATAGTACTTTGCTTCATGTTCTGAATCCCTCAACCAATTCCATTGACCATTCTGCAATGGTGTGTTCTTGATGTTAACTCAGTCAACCATCTGCATGATGATTTGGTCTCACCTCTTTATTTGTCCTATTTCACTGTTAGGTACGTTGCAGTTGGGAATGAGCCGTTTTTGGAGACATACAATGGAAGCTTTCTGCAAACCACTTATCCTGCCATCAGAAACATACAAAGTGCACTTATAAAGGCTGGTTTGGGCAATCAAGTTAAAGTCACATGCCCTCTGAATGCCGATGTCTATGCATCACCAACCACCAAGCCTTCTGATGGGGACTTCCGCACAgatattcatgatctgatgatTGCTATTGTAAAATTGCTCAGCGACAATGGTGGAGCTTTCACTGTCAACATATACCCTTTCATAAGCCTCTACATCGATCCAAACTTCCCTGTGGACTATGCCTTCTTTGAAGGGGCCTCGTCACCCATTGTTGATGGTTCCATTACTTACACAAACATGTTTGATGCGAACCATGACACACTTATATGGGCTCTGAAAAAGAATGGCTTTGGAAACCTCCCAGTCATTGTTGGGGAGATCGGATGGCCTACTGATGGGGACAGGAACGCTAATGCTCAGATGGCTCAGCGCTTCAACCAAGGCTTCATGACTCATATTACCTCTGGTCGAGGAACGCCGATGCGGCCTGGACCTGTTGATGCTTACTTGTTCAGTCTAATTGATGAGGACGAGAAGAGCATCCAACCAGGAAATTTTGAGCGGCACTGGGGTATCTTTACTTATGATGGCCTGCCAAAATACCAACTGAATCTCGGGACAGCAAATTCAGGCAGCCTTGTGAGAGCAAAGGGCGTGAAGTACCTCGAAAAGAAGTGGTGTGTACTGAAGCCTTCGGTGAGCCTCAATGATCCGAAGCTCGCAGACAATGTGGGCTATGCGTGTTCCATGGCAGACTGCACCAGCCTTGGTTACAAGACTTCGTGCGGGATGCTGGATGTACGTGGCAACATCTCATATGCGTTCAACAACTACTACCAGAAGAATGACCAAGATGATGTCGCCTGTGGGTTTCAAAACCTCGCGACCACCACCGGCCAAGATCCCAGCACTGGGACATGCAGATTTGGTAtcatgatcgaggtcgactctGCCTTCTCATTGCGGCTGCAGCGGCTTGGAAGCAACTTCCTCTTGATGCTCCTGCTTGTGCTTCTCCAGCTATGCCTGTCATTCTCATAAATGCTTGTTTTGCTGGAGATGAGCATAAAAGCATAAACAATCTGACAGCTTGAGGATATTTGATGTCTGTTGTCAGTATCATTCATGTAGGAACCTTTTTGTTTAACCTTTTTTCTTCTCTTCTGGAAGGAAATTGCGGACAGCGGTTCCATCCATGCTTGGATTATTGTTAGGTTAGATTTGATCCATCAGCACCATTTGTGACGAGAATGAGGCATTGAGCCAGCCATTTGCTCCCAGAAATGTGATGGCGCTGCCATTAAACCTTTGCAAGCGTGACAAATTCAGACTTTCCTGTTGCATCTGTGATCCATCTTCCATCACGCGTCATCTTCAGGGACCATGCTTTGTGCTCATGGCCTGAAAGGCTTTGGTTCTGCTTCAGCATGAAACCAAATGCTTCGCGAAGGGCATTCTCTTCTACACTTTACAGTTTACGCATGTTTTCTTCTGCATTCTTGCTCAGTGAAGTGTGATCCGCATGTTTTCTTCTGCATTCTTGTTCAGTGAAGTGTGATCTGATCACTCAAATGGGCAACGGGACCGCCAAGGGCTACCAGGTCAGAGTCAGGTTTGGATCTCAGGCAGTGTGGCCCTCTGATGGACCAGATGATGCGAACAACTAAGATTTATGCAAGCCTATTGGAAAAATATTTATACTGTCCAAGAGAACAATTTGCAGTACATGCTCAAGTGGACTCATGGCACCCTTTTTCCCAGATTCCAAGTACACACGGTACATCCTAAGTGCCAGCAATTTTTCCTGTTCCGTCCAGACTCAAGACTATAAAGGCTGCTCAGATAGATGGATTCAAATCTAATTTCTAAAACTCAGTACAAATTTACCCCAAATATATCATatcatacatacatacatacatacatacatacatacatacatacatacatacatagtacctgaagaaatCCCCCTAATCCAACGAGGGTAAAATCGAATGCTGATGATAAGTTGGATTGCAGTATATTTTTGGAGGATAAAATGTTGATCAGGTTCCTAACTAATTTTGGTATGGCAAGGCATGGTGAATATTGGGGGTGCGCCTTAGGCCGCCAGCTAAGGCCAAGGACTCCCTTTGTGTAAAAGAGGCTGAGATAGGTGTCCAAGGTCACGTTTGAGAAGGTCTAGGGAGTCAGTTGCAGC
Coding sequences within it:
- the LOC112886540 gene encoding protein arginine N-methyltransferase 5 isoform X2; this translates as MPLGQRAGDKSDSRYCGVEVLDFPAGEGLPAVLNHSLASSFDFILAPLVDPNYRPTPGAVLPVSASDLVLGPAQWSNHVVGKISEWIDLDAEDEQLQLDSELTLKQEIAWASHLSLQACVLPAPRRSSCGNYARVVNQILQGLTNMHLWLRLPLEKSEPMDDDLDKVKHNNNANEMVDSWELWNSFRLLCDHSSQLCVALDISSTLPSINSLGRWFGEPVRAAILQTNAFLTNGRGYPCLSKRHQKLLTGFFNHSVQVILSGRSNHNVPPVSGGVLLGDENHTEDASVRHALSPYLEYTAYLYRRMDPLPEQERFEINYRDFLQSPLQPLMDNLEAQTYETFEKDVVKYTQYQRAVAKALVDRVPDDAVSTTRTVLMVVGAGRGPLVRASLQAAEETGRKLKVYAVEKNPNAVITLHSLIKLEGWESLVTVISSDMRCWDAPEKADVLVSELLGSFGDNELSPECLDGAQRFLKPDGISIPSSYTSFIQPITASKLHNDIKAHKDIAHFETAYVVKLHRIATLAPPQQVFTFTHPDFSPNVSNQRYTKLQFEMPPDMGSCLVHGFAGYFDSVLYKDVHLGIEPNTATPNMFSWFPIFFPLRKPIYVPDRSPIEVHFWRCCAPTKVWYEWAVTAPTPSPIHNSNGRSYWVGL
- the LOC112886540 gene encoding protein arginine N-methyltransferase 5 isoform X1 — its product is MPLGQRAGDKSDSRYCGVEVLDFPAGEGLPAVLNHSLASSFDFILAPLVDPNYRPTPGAVLPVSASDLVLGPAQWSNHVVGKISEWIDLDAEDEQLQLDSELTLKQEIAWASHLSLQACVLPAPRRSSCGNYARVVNQILQGLTNMHLWLRLPLEKSEPMDDDLDKVKHNNNALQNEMVDSWELWNSFRLLCDHSSQLCVALDISSTLPSINSLGRWFGEPVRAAILQTNAFLTNGRGYPCLSKRHQKLLTGFFNHSVQVILSGRSNHNVPPVSGGVLLGDENHTEDASVRHALSPYLEYTAYLYRRMDPLPEQERFEINYRDFLQSPLQPLMDNLEAQTYETFEKDVVKYTQYQRAVAKALVDRVPDDAVSTTRTVLMVVGAGRGPLVRASLQAAEETGRKLKVYAVEKNPNAVITLHSLIKLEGWESLVTVISSDMRCWDAPEKADVLVSELLGSFGDNELSPECLDGAQRFLKPDGISIPSSYTSFIQPITASKLHNDIKAHKDIAHFETAYVVKLHRIATLAPPQQVFTFTHPDFSPNVSNQRYTKLQFEMPPDMGSCLVHGFAGYFDSVLYKDVHLGIEPNTATPNMFSWFPIFFPLRKPIYVPDRSPIEVHFWRCCAPTKVWYEWAVTAPTPSPIHNSNGRSYWVGL
- the LOC112874946 gene encoding glucan endo-1,3-beta-glucosidase 6, with the translated sequence MGSGSGHGAAAVAVALVSWLCFASAGVGAIGANWGTQTSHPLPPDTVVRMLKDNGFQKVKLFDAEEGTMNALKKSGLEVMVGIPNDMLLTMANSMKSAEKWVDTNVSSYFNDGVNIRYVAVGNEPFLETYNGSFLQTTYPAIRNIQSALIKAGLGNQVKVTCPLNADVYASPTTKPSDGDFRTDIHDLMIAIVKLLSDNGGAFTVNIYPFISLYIDPNFPVDYAFFEGASSPIVDGSITYTNMFDANHDTLIWALKKNGFGNLPVIVGEIGWPTDGDRNANAQMAQRFNQGFMTHITSGRGTPMRPGPVDAYLFSLIDEDEKSIQPGNFERHWGIFTYDGLPKYQLNLGTANSGSLVRAKGVKYLEKKWCVLKPSVSLNDPKLADNVGYACSMADCTSLGYKTSCGMLDVRGNISYAFNNYYQKNDQDDVACGFQNLATTTGQDPSTGTCRFGIMIEVDSAFSLRLQRLGSNFLLMLLLVLLQLCLSFS